The genomic region CGCCAGATCGCGCAAGGCGGCGGCGGCCTGCCAGCTGTGCAGCCCGCCCCAGACCGGCGTGCCGGTGCCGGGCGCGGCCGAAGGGTCAAGGCAGTCGATGTCGAAGGTCACATAGGTCGGCTTGTCGCCCACGATGTCCTTGGCCTTGGCCACCGCCGCCGCGACGCCCTTTTCATGCACCTCGCGCGCGTCGATGACATGGACGCCCAGATAATCCTCGGTCGTCGTCCGGATCCCGATCTGGACCGACCGGGCCGGGTCCACGATCCCGGTCTTGACCGCCTTATACAGCATGGTGCCATGGTCGATCCGCGTCAGATCGTCATCCGGCCAAAGGTCCGAATGCGCATCGAAATGGATCACCCCCAGCGGGCCGAACTTTTCGGCATAGGCCTTCAGGATGGGATAGGTGATGTAGTGATCACCACCCAGCACCACCGTCCCCGCTCCGGCGGCCAGAATGCCCCGGATATGGGCGGTCAGCGTGTCGGGGAAGTCCGACACCTTGGCATAATCGAAGGCGCAATCGCCGTAGTCGA from Tabrizicola piscis harbors:
- the speB gene encoding agmatinase; this encodes MALEDAKSEVDTAFTRKGLRGYAFENAFGGATSFLRRTYTKDLAGVDLAITGVPFDQAVTHRTGTRFGPRAIREASALMPYDPPYGWPTNPLEEMSIIDYGDCAFDYAKVSDFPDTLTAHIRGILAAGAGTVVLGGDHYITYPILKAYAEKFGPLGVIHFDAHSDLWPDDDLTRIDHGTMLYKAVKTGIVDPARSVQIGIRTTTEDYLGVHVIDAREVHEKGVAAAVAKAKDIVGDKPTYVTFDIDCLDPSAAPGTGTPVWGGLHSWQAAAALRDLAGINMVGGDIVEVSPPYDTTGATAIAGAHVAYELICLYHWARTQR